The Methanofollis sp. UBA420 genome contains a region encoding:
- a CDS encoding archaemetzincin family Zn-dependent metalloprotease, with protein sequence MGVTIIWDHQVPSGLQMPTARRIEMILGMPVDNAAAEALINGYHPERNQYDAGAVLGRLLFMKKMGEYAGPALLVVTHDLFVGDCDFVFGLARPQTGCAVLSIARLGNGFYGRTDDFDDLADRAAKEGAHEIGHLFGLDHCRDPECVMFKPATLSELDRKKMTLCSSCREKLDRPVVW encoded by the coding sequence ATGGGTGTCACGATTATATGGGATCATCAGGTGCCCTCAGGCCTCCAGATGCCGACGGCCAGGCGCATCGAGATGATCCTCGGCATGCCGGTCGATAACGCCGCTGCCGAGGCCCTGATCAACGGTTACCACCCTGAAAGAAACCAGTACGACGCTGGCGCCGTCCTCGGCCGTCTCCTGTTCATGAAAAAGATGGGAGAATATGCCGGCCCCGCACTCCTTGTCGTCACCCATGACCTCTTTGTCGGCGACTGCGATTTTGTCTTCGGCCTTGCCCGCCCGCAGACCGGGTGCGCCGTCCTTTCTATTGCCAGGCTGGGCAACGGCTTCTACGGGAGGACAGATGACTTCGACGACCTCGCCGACAGGGCGGCAAAGGAAGGCGCCCACGAGATCGGCCACCTCTTCGGGCTCGACCACTGCCGCGACCCCGAGTGCGTCATGTTCAAACCGGCCACCCTCTCCGAACTCGACAGGAAGAAAATGACGCTCTGTTCTTCCTGCCGGGAGAAACTGGACCGGCCCGTAGTCTGGTAG
- a CDS encoding UPF0146 family protein, giving the protein MACEYKRIESLIGAYLSKNYRDVIEIGIGRNTDVAAACARAGLRVRATDIRPVPPVEGVEGRVDDVFAPDLPWYRGADLVYAVRPGVEMVPSMIDLARAIGCDLIVYHLGNEIYLDGGESIDCGVVLHRYVRA; this is encoded by the coding sequence GTGGCATGTGAGTATAAACGTATTGAATCCTTAATCGGGGCTTATCTCTCGAAAAATTACCGGGACGTCATCGAGATCGGGATCGGCAGGAACACCGATGTCGCCGCGGCCTGCGCACGGGCGGGCCTCCGGGTCAGGGCCACGGACATCAGACCGGTCCCGCCTGTCGAGGGAGTGGAGGGCCGGGTGGATGACGTCTTCGCACCCGACCTCCCCTGGTACAGGGGTGCCGACCTCGTCTATGCGGTGCGGCCGGGCGTGGAGATGGTGCCCTCGATGATCGATCTTGCCCGGGCAATCGGCTGCGACCTCATCGTCTACCACCTGGGCAACGAGATCTACCTGGACGGCGGGGAGTCCATCGACTGCGGCGTGGTCCTCCACAGGTACGTGCGGGCCTGA
- a CDS encoding replication factor C large subunit, with protein MDWTEKYRPRTLQDLVGNAPAVRQIYEWARSWTRGSPPLILYGKPGVGKTSSAHALAHDMGWEIVELNASDQRTKAALDRIAGTSSATASLLGAERKLILLDEADNLHGTADRGGARAIIDIIKNSRQPIVLIANDLYGIAREVKALGEPVQFRAVQARSIVPRLREICQSEGLSCSEDALLEIAGSAGGDLRAAVNMLCAAGAGRERIEAGDVSTSQKDERSTIFDLVAAIFSGKPDYDLMAKARQVEDTPDTVVQWIEGNLPAMKDGKAVARAYAPLSRADEWLGLTNRRQYYMLWRYASAMMTLGVKVAADGAGVHDRIMPPARWRKMGGAKKGKAVRESVMQKLSRSLALPQHTIREEYLTLITLLVEENPEPVVRELALDADELNFFIHDKERAKTVIKDLKAAEKPKKKKEAKKEETPAAPVKEDPPAEEEERKPVVTQATLFDSF; from the coding sequence ATGGACTGGACCGAGAAATACCGACCGCGGACCCTGCAGGACCTTGTCGGAAACGCCCCTGCCGTGCGGCAGATCTACGAATGGGCGAGGTCGTGGACGAGGGGGAGCCCCCCCCTCATCCTCTACGGGAAGCCCGGTGTGGGAAAGACGTCCAGCGCCCACGCCCTCGCCCACGACATGGGCTGGGAGATTGTCGAACTCAATGCCAGCGACCAACGGACGAAGGCCGCACTCGACCGTATCGCCGGCACGTCGAGCGCGACCGCAAGCCTCCTTGGCGCAGAAAGGAAACTTATCCTCCTCGACGAGGCCGACAACCTCCATGGCACGGCCGACCGCGGCGGGGCGCGGGCGATCATCGATATCATCAAAAACTCCCGCCAGCCGATCGTCCTCATCGCCAACGACCTCTACGGCATCGCTAGGGAGGTCAAGGCCCTCGGCGAACCCGTCCAGTTCAGGGCCGTCCAGGCCAGGTCCATCGTCCCGCGGCTGCGGGAGATCTGCCAGTCAGAGGGCCTTTCCTGCAGCGAGGACGCCCTGCTGGAGATCGCCGGGAGCGCAGGCGGGGACCTGCGTGCGGCCGTCAACATGCTCTGCGCCGCGGGCGCGGGCAGGGAGAGGATCGAGGCAGGCGACGTCTCCACCTCGCAGAAGGACGAGCGTTCGACGATCTTCGACCTGGTCGCCGCCATCTTTTCGGGAAAACCAGACTATGACCTCATGGCGAAGGCCAGGCAGGTGGAGGACACCCCCGACACCGTGGTCCAGTGGATCGAGGGGAACCTGCCGGCGATGAAGGACGGGAAGGCCGTGGCACGGGCATATGCCCCCCTCTCGCGTGCCGACGAGTGGCTCGGCCTCACCAACCGCCGCCAGTACTACATGCTCTGGAGATATGCCAGTGCCATGATGACCCTCGGCGTCAAGGTGGCGGCGGACGGCGCCGGCGTCCATGACAGGATCATGCCTCCGGCCCGCTGGCGGAAGATGGGGGGCGCGAAGAAGGGGAAGGCGGTGCGCGAGTCGGTGATGCAGAAACTCTCCCGCTCCCTTGCCCTCCCCCAGCACACCATCAGGGAGGAGTACCTCACCCTGATCACCCTCCTCGTGGAGGAGAACCCCGAACCGGTCGTGCGGGAACTCGCCCTTGACGCCGACGAACTGAACTTCTTCATCCACGATAAAGAACGGGCGAAGACGGTCATCAAGGATCTAAAGGCGGCCGAAAAACCAAAAAAGAAGAAAGAAGCGAAAAAAGAGGAGACCCCCGCGGCACCCGTCAAGGAGGACCCGCCCGCGGAGGAGGAAGAGCGGAAACCTGTCGTCACCCAGGCCACTCTCTTCGACTCCTTCTGA
- a CDS encoding methanogenesis marker 2 protein, producing the protein MVDNCSPDAVARSIREYEGVTRKRGIGELIECLRINEQPNVVASFGEDAAVIRQDDLALLLAADGIWSKLMEADPFWAGYCAVLVNVHDIAAMGGTPLAMVDVLSFKNGELRNEVTKGMQAASRQFGVPIVGGHLHPDTPYSVIDVAILGSMQIDDVIYSSNARTGDRVVAAIDLDGRVHPSCMANWDSVTMKSDETVRRQIHVMQELAQRHLVTAGKDISNPGLIGTLGMLLEVSRKGAELELEAIPRPDLKAHDLSFEQWVRMYPGMGFILTCPDENTEEVCRLFEETGMTARPIGWVNDSSSLSVSYEGATTSVFDLKQDGIMRIIDTAKLV; encoded by the coding sequence GTGGTAGACAACTGTTCCCCTGATGCGGTCGCCAGATCGATCCGGGAATATGAGGGGGTGACGAGAAAGCGCGGCATCGGCGAGCTTATCGAATGCCTCAGGATCAACGAACAGCCTAATGTTGTCGCATCCTTCGGGGAAGACGCAGCGGTGATCCGTCAGGACGACCTGGCCCTCCTCCTTGCGGCAGACGGCATCTGGAGCAAACTCATGGAGGCCGACCCCTTCTGGGCCGGGTACTGCGCGGTGCTCGTGAACGTCCATGACATCGCCGCCATGGGCGGCACACCCCTCGCCATGGTCGACGTCCTCTCTTTCAAGAACGGCGAACTCAGGAACGAGGTGACGAAGGGTATGCAGGCGGCGTCCCGCCAGTTCGGCGTGCCGATCGTGGGCGGGCACCTCCACCCTGACACGCCCTATTCTGTCATCGATGTCGCCATTCTCGGGTCGATGCAGATCGACGACGTGATCTATTCGAGCAATGCCCGGACCGGCGACCGTGTCGTCGCTGCGATCGACCTGGACGGCCGGGTCCACCCCTCCTGCATGGCGAACTGGGACTCGGTGACGATGAAGTCGGACGAGACGGTGCGCAGGCAGATCCATGTGATGCAGGAACTCGCCCAGAGGCATCTCGTGACCGCAGGAAAGGATATTTCGAACCCCGGCCTCATCGGCACGCTGGGCATGCTCCTCGAAGTCTCGCGGAAGGGTGCGGAGCTCGAACTTGAGGCGATCCCGCGGCCAGACCTGAAGGCCCATGATCTCAGCTTCGAGCAGTGGGTCAGGATGTATCCCGGAATGGGTTTCATCCTCACCTGCCCTGACGAGAACACGGAGGAGGTCTGCCGTCTCTTCGAAGAGACGGGGATGACGGCCCGGCCGATCGGGTGGGTGAATGACTCCAGTTCCCTGTCGGTGTCGTACGAGGGGGCCACCACCTCTGTCTTCGACCTGAAGCAGGATGGGATCATGCGGATCATCGACACGGCAAAACTGGTATGA
- the mtxX gene encoding methanogenesis marker protein Mmp4/MtxX, producing MIIGIGVEGNPEKVARTTARVGDRVRLVCYCRPGVMAGHEAECRESDCPEEALVADLMAGRVDGAVRGTLPANETLRCLKRACHTDHLERVALLETADGVQFLLAPVGVDEGWTVAEKLAFVTKAREIARSFGLSERVAVLSGGRFGDVGRHPAVDRSLADAELVARLGNAEHCEILIEEAVRRCGVIIAPDGISGNLIFRTLTFLGKGSGHGAPVVNIDRIFVDTSRASPDYTSAVLLAASMGDGNKRDI from the coding sequence ATGATCATCGGTATCGGTGTCGAGGGGAACCCGGAAAAGGTGGCGCGGACAACGGCGCGCGTGGGAGACCGGGTGCGGCTCGTCTGTTACTGCCGGCCGGGCGTGATGGCCGGACATGAGGCCGAATGCCGGGAGAGCGACTGTCCTGAAGAGGCGCTCGTCGCCGACCTGATGGCAGGGAGGGTCGACGGTGCGGTGCGGGGAACTCTCCCGGCCAACGAAACCCTCAGGTGCCTGAAAAGGGCCTGCCATACCGACCACCTGGAGAGGGTGGCACTCCTGGAGACGGCTGACGGGGTGCAGTTCCTCCTCGCCCCGGTGGGCGTGGACGAGGGCTGGACGGTCGCAGAAAAACTCGCCTTCGTGACGAAGGCACGGGAGATTGCCAGATCATTCGGCCTCTCCGAGCGCGTTGCGGTCCTCTCGGGCGGGAGGTTCGGCGATGTCGGCCGCCACCCCGCGGTCGACAGGTCCCTTGCCGATGCCGAACTCGTGGCCCGCCTCGGCAACGCGGAGCACTGCGAGATCCTGATCGAGGAGGCGGTCAGGCGGTGCGGGGTGATCATCGCCCCAGACGGGATATCGGGGAACCTGATCTTCCGCACGCTGACGTTCCTCGGGAAGGGGTCCGGGCATGGGGCGCCGGTGGTCAATATCGACAGAATTTTCGTGGATACCTCGCGCGCCTCTCCCGACTACACGAGTGCTGTTCTCCTCGCCGCGTCGATGGGCGATGGGAATAAAAGAGATATTTGA
- a CDS encoding histone family protein: MADLPIAAVVRIAKKNGAERVGSDAAAALVAKAEAYIANLTKEANRLAQHAGRKTIKEEDVELAAKSA, translated from the coding sequence ATGGCAGACTTACCTATTGCAGCGGTTGTCAGAATCGCCAAGAAGAACGGTGCTGAGAGAGTTGGAAGCGATGCAGCTGCGGCCCTTGTCGCAAAGGCTGAGGCCTACATCGCCAACCTGACCAAGGAAGCAAACCGCCTTGCCCAGCACGCTGGCCGCAAGACGATCAAGGAAGAGGATGTTGAACTCGCGGCAAAGTCCGCCTGA